The following are encoded together in the Candidatus Tumulicola sp. genome:
- a CDS encoding enoyl-CoA hydratase/isomerase family protein — translation MSVTTNGTTQQTPFGREQRSLDGKRVINYFKDGHVGVIEMCDPPANTYTHEMMRQLDEAILDARFDSDVEVIVLTGKGEKFFSAGANIGMLNAVTPEFKYMFCLHANETLSRLEQTPKLVIAALNGHTVGGGLEIAMAADIRIARRDAGKIGLPEVALGVLPGTGGTQRLARLVGKSRAIELMVTGKTVSFEQALDWGIVNEVYEGSADEFRAQILDYAKQFCTPNKAPMAVGHIKRAVQTGAELPLQDALALERELQSLLFKSSDAKEGLAAYNEKRVAKFTNK, via the coding sequence ATGAGCGTAACGACCAACGGCACCACCCAACAGACTCCCTTCGGACGCGAACAGCGTTCGCTCGATGGCAAGCGCGTCATCAACTATTTCAAAGACGGCCACGTGGGCGTCATCGAGATGTGCGATCCGCCCGCCAATACGTACACGCACGAGATGATGCGTCAGCTCGACGAAGCGATCTTGGACGCTCGCTTCGACTCCGACGTCGAAGTGATCGTGCTGACCGGCAAAGGTGAAAAGTTCTTCTCGGCCGGGGCCAACATCGGAATGTTGAACGCGGTCACGCCCGAGTTCAAGTACATGTTTTGTTTGCATGCTAACGAAACGCTCAGCCGTCTGGAGCAAACGCCCAAGTTGGTGATCGCGGCGCTCAACGGGCATACGGTCGGTGGCGGCCTCGAAATTGCCATGGCGGCCGACATTCGTATCGCTCGGCGAGATGCCGGCAAGATCGGCCTTCCCGAAGTCGCGCTCGGCGTGTTGCCGGGTACGGGCGGAACGCAACGCCTGGCGCGCCTCGTCGGTAAATCGCGTGCGATCGAGCTGATGGTTACCGGCAAGACGGTGAGTTTCGAGCAAGCCCTCGATTGGGGCATCGTGAACGAAGTGTATGAAGGCAGCGCCGACGAGTTCCGCGCGCAGATTCTCGACTATGCCAAACAGTTCTGCACGCCCAACAAAGCACCGATGGCCGTCGGCCACATCAAGCGTGCCGTGCAAACCGGCGCCGAGCTCCCGTTGCAAGACGCGTTGGCGCTCGAGCGCGAGCTGCAATCGCTACTCTTCAAGAGCTCGGATGCCAAAGAGGGCCTGGCTGCGTACAACGAAAAACGCGTCGCAAAGTTCACCAATAAGTAA
- a CDS encoding Phenylacetic acid catabolic protein has translation MAARIGTFNDWIDLLQEWQHDIGLDRELIERFMPGYTFEAKYGDLATPEIYFGDFKGERRWEKVREIPDQRMRDAVLNMVVYQGDTEFASNEQQRFLVNNAPTEYDLASLVRIMVEETRHGYQMCHLLVEHFGSEGKIEAQKMLERRAFGKKNRLLNAFNEDVTHWLDFFAYTNFMDRDGKFQLTMLQHSGFAPLAASMGPMLREESFHMGTGITGLRRIAKAGVIPVAMQQKYYNKWIAGSLDLFGTDHSGSAQWAYTWGIKGRVDEDKTTDAVDRETLNERARQQFYDEVSGTVARVNEVVEGDTKLYVPDMRFNRKIGAFADAHYAVDGRRLNDAEWAAYVPTVLPAPEDEHFLAEYFKNPNWIAPKGKLA, from the coding sequence ATGGCGGCACGGATAGGGACCTTTAACGATTGGATCGATCTGCTACAGGAATGGCAGCACGATATCGGCCTCGACCGGGAACTGATCGAGCGGTTCATGCCGGGTTATACGTTTGAAGCCAAGTACGGCGACCTGGCGACCCCGGAGATCTACTTCGGCGACTTCAAGGGCGAGCGGCGCTGGGAAAAGGTGCGTGAGATCCCCGATCAGCGCATGCGCGACGCGGTGCTGAACATGGTCGTCTATCAAGGCGATACCGAGTTTGCTTCCAACGAGCAGCAACGCTTTCTGGTGAACAACGCTCCGACCGAGTACGATCTCGCGTCGCTCGTGCGCATCATGGTCGAAGAAACCCGTCACGGATATCAGATGTGCCATTTGCTGGTCGAGCACTTCGGCAGCGAAGGCAAGATCGAAGCGCAGAAGATGCTCGAACGCCGTGCCTTCGGCAAGAAAAACCGCCTGCTCAACGCGTTCAACGAAGACGTCACGCACTGGCTGGACTTTTTCGCCTACACGAATTTTATGGATCGCGACGGTAAGTTTCAGTTAACGATGCTGCAGCATTCGGGCTTCGCGCCGCTGGCGGCGTCGATGGGCCCGATGTTGCGCGAAGAGTCGTTTCACATGGGCACCGGTATAACGGGCCTGCGCCGTATCGCCAAGGCCGGCGTCATCCCGGTTGCCATGCAGCAGAAGTATTACAACAAATGGATCGCGGGATCGCTCGATTTGTTCGGCACGGACCATTCCGGATCGGCGCAGTGGGCCTACACGTGGGGCATCAAAGGTCGCGTCGACGAAGATAAGACGACCGACGCGGTCGATCGCGAAACCCTGAACGAACGCGCCCGCCAACAGTTTTACGACGAAGTCTCCGGAACCGTCGCACGCGTCAACGAAGTTGTGGAGGGCGATACCAAGCTGTACGTACCGGACATGCGCTTCAATCGCAAAATCGGCGCATTCGCGGACGCGCACTACGCAGTCGACGGCCGTCGCCTGAACGACGCGGAATGGGCGGCGTACGTGCCGACCGTTCTGCCGGCGCCGGAGGACGAGCACTTCCTCGCAGAATATTTCAAGAACCCGAACTGGATCGCCCCGAAAGGCAAATTGGCATGA
- a CDS encoding PaaX family transcriptional regulator C-terminal domain-containing protein, translating into MGIAVKPEERSGTRPTSLIFSLYGDLVHGAVGESEPALWLGTLVRLMAAFGLSEAAVRQAVSRMARQGWLTARRDGKRAYYTVTPLGRRRIDELSPRIYGPVIEWDGHWRLLAVTVDVRDARVRLRQELRVLGWAPLLPAIWISPADSLRSAAEAAERYGVAGEAHLFLGTYEGPLSDRALVERCWDLPAIASAYERFIDRYRPRLDRELAAGAAGDPEAFAERLWLVHDFRKFAYIDPGLPSELVPAHWPGTIAAAIFREYYAVLAPKAQHFLTRTTAEA; encoded by the coding sequence ATGGGCATCGCTGTCAAGCCGGAGGAGCGTTCCGGGACCCGGCCGACCTCCTTGATCTTTAGCCTCTATGGCGATCTCGTGCATGGAGCCGTGGGTGAATCCGAACCCGCCTTATGGCTTGGAACCCTGGTCAGGCTGATGGCCGCGTTCGGGTTATCTGAAGCGGCGGTCCGCCAAGCGGTTTCGCGGATGGCTCGCCAGGGCTGGCTCACGGCGCGTCGCGACGGCAAGCGTGCCTACTATACGGTAACGCCACTTGGACGCCGTCGCATCGACGAGTTGAGCCCTCGAATCTACGGCCCGGTCATCGAGTGGGACGGACATTGGCGGCTGCTGGCCGTCACAGTGGACGTGCGGGATGCTCGCGTCCGGCTGCGTCAAGAGTTACGCGTGCTGGGGTGGGCGCCGCTGTTGCCGGCGATCTGGATTTCCCCGGCCGATTCGCTCCGTTCCGCCGCAGAAGCCGCCGAACGCTACGGCGTCGCCGGCGAAGCGCACCTGTTTCTCGGAACCTACGAGGGGCCGCTTAGCGACCGCGCGCTCGTGGAGCGTTGCTGGGATTTGCCGGCGATCGCCAGCGCGTACGAACGCTTCATCGATCGGTACCGGCCTCGCCTCGATCGCGAGCTCGCCGCCGGCGCCGCCGGCGACCCGGAGGCGTTCGCCGAGCGTCTGTGGCTGGTGCACGATTTCCGCAAATTCGCATACATCGACCCGGGCCTGCCGAGCGAACTGGTGCCGGCACATTGGCCCGGGACAATCGCTGCCGCGATCTTTCGCGAATACTACGCCGTGTTGGCGCCAAAAGCTCAGCATTTCCTAACGCGAACCACCGCTGAGGCCTAA
- a CDS encoding aldehyde dehydrogenase family protein, which produces MTAVASQTTQLFIGGTWREARGGSYDNVNPATGASLGAVGEASQQDVDDAVAAARRAFEGKWPSTAASRRAKIIYKMAQLIGERSKELAMLEVRDNGKAISTAGGELGAIVDCFEFYAGAATKNYGESIPPPLPTYLAATVQEPVGVVGAIVPWNFPLLLAAWKVAPALAAGCTVVLKPAPSTPLSALELAKIALEAGLPEGVLNVVTGSKRETGEWMVAHPGIDKIAFTGSTQTGKIVAARAAETVKRVTLELGGKSPSVVFDDADIDAAVAGALYGIYSNAGQTCEARSRVLLHEAIYDRFVQTFVEKARGLRVGNPEDPTTHVGAITSVEQRDKIQRYHAIAQEEGAALLLGGGAPSDLDPAFAGGTFWSPSAYEAKHEHRVAREEIFGPVAVFVRFKDERQAVALANDSDFGLSASVWTCDIGRANRVARAIRSGTVAINTPYAVFPGVPFGGYKQSGYGRELGMETMRLYSETKSVLTYIGEKPMNPFGV; this is translated from the coding sequence TTGACCGCCGTAGCGTCGCAGACAACCCAACTCTTTATCGGCGGAACGTGGCGCGAAGCGCGCGGCGGATCCTACGACAACGTCAATCCGGCGACCGGCGCGTCGCTCGGCGCCGTTGGCGAAGCCTCGCAGCAGGACGTCGACGACGCCGTCGCCGCAGCGCGCCGCGCGTTCGAAGGCAAATGGCCGTCGACCGCTGCATCGCGTCGCGCGAAAATCATCTATAAGATGGCGCAGCTCATCGGCGAGCGCTCGAAAGAGCTTGCGATGCTCGAAGTGCGCGACAACGGCAAGGCGATTTCGACCGCCGGCGGCGAGCTGGGCGCGATCGTCGACTGCTTTGAATTTTATGCCGGCGCCGCGACCAAGAACTACGGCGAATCGATACCCCCGCCGCTGCCGACGTATTTGGCGGCGACCGTGCAAGAACCGGTCGGCGTGGTCGGTGCGATCGTTCCCTGGAACTTCCCGCTGTTGCTGGCGGCGTGGAAGGTCGCGCCCGCATTGGCTGCGGGCTGCACGGTCGTACTGAAGCCCGCGCCGTCGACGCCGCTGTCGGCTTTGGAACTCGCGAAGATCGCGCTCGAGGCCGGACTACCCGAAGGCGTGCTCAACGTCGTTACGGGATCGAAACGCGAAACCGGCGAGTGGATGGTCGCGCATCCGGGAATCGATAAGATTGCGTTCACAGGATCGACGCAAACCGGGAAGATCGTCGCGGCACGCGCTGCCGAAACCGTAAAACGCGTTACGCTCGAACTCGGCGGGAAATCCCCCTCGGTCGTCTTCGACGACGCCGACATCGATGCGGCAGTTGCCGGCGCATTGTACGGAATTTATTCGAACGCCGGACAAACGTGCGAAGCGCGCTCGCGCGTGTTGCTGCACGAAGCGATCTACGATCGGTTCGTACAGACGTTTGTGGAAAAAGCGCGCGGATTGCGCGTTGGCAATCCCGAGGATCCGACGACGCACGTCGGCGCGATTACGTCGGTAGAACAGCGCGATAAAATCCAGCGGTATCACGCGATCGCCCAAGAAGAAGGCGCCGCGCTGCTGCTGGGAGGCGGCGCGCCGAGCGATCTCGATCCGGCGTTTGCCGGCGGTACGTTTTGGAGTCCGTCGGCCTACGAAGCCAAGCACGAACATCGCGTCGCACGCGAAGAGATCTTCGGGCCGGTCGCTGTGTTCGTCCGGTTCAAGGACGAACGCCAAGCGGTTGCGTTGGCAAACGACAGCGATTTTGGGTTGTCGGCGAGCGTGTGGACGTGCGACATTGGGCGCGCGAATCGGGTGGCGCGCGCGATTCGCAGCGGTACCGTCGCGATCAACACGCCCTACGCGGTTTTCCCGGGCGTCCCGTTCGGTGGCTACAAGCAATCCGGATACGGTCGCGAACTTGGCATGGAAACGATGCGCTTATATAGCGAAACGAAAAGCGTTCTGACCTATATCGGAGAGAAACCGATGAATCCGTTTGGGGTATAA
- a CDS encoding thiolase family protein, which translates to MAAQREVWIVDAVRTPIGRYRGALATVRPDDLAATAIAGLVRRAGIEPERIEDVFFGAANGSGEDNRNVARMAALLAQLPVTTAGTTINRLCGSSLQAINSAAQSIAFGESDVVIAGGVESMTRAPYVLTKAEASFDRAQQIFDTVLGWRMTNPKMPEHWTISLGETAEKVADRYGVSREEQDAFALRSQQRAADAMRAGRFDDEIVPVEVAMKGSVRAFSVDEHPRPETTAEALAALKPAFRANGTVTAGNSSGINDGAAALLLCDAGTAKQLGLRPMARFAGCASAGVDPSIMGVGPIPAVRKALARSGVPASAIDVVELNEAFAAQAVACMRELDFDPEKTNVNGGAIALGHPLGASGARIATTLLHELRRRGGRYGLATMCIGVGQGIATLFERLESEE; encoded by the coding sequence ATGGCCGCACAACGCGAGGTTTGGATCGTCGACGCCGTTCGAACGCCGATCGGACGCTACCGGGGAGCATTGGCGACGGTACGGCCCGACGATCTCGCCGCCACGGCCATCGCGGGTCTCGTGCGGCGAGCCGGGATCGAACCCGAACGCATCGAGGACGTCTTTTTCGGGGCCGCTAACGGTAGCGGTGAAGATAATCGAAACGTCGCGCGCATGGCGGCGCTGCTGGCGCAGTTGCCCGTGACGACCGCCGGGACGACGATCAACCGGCTGTGCGGGTCGAGTCTTCAGGCGATCAACTCGGCAGCGCAATCGATCGCCTTCGGCGAGTCGGATGTCGTGATCGCCGGCGGCGTCGAATCGATGACGCGCGCGCCGTACGTGCTAACGAAAGCCGAAGCGTCGTTCGATCGCGCGCAACAGATCTTCGATACGGTTTTGGGTTGGCGAATGACCAATCCGAAAATGCCCGAGCATTGGACGATCTCGTTGGGCGAAACGGCCGAGAAGGTCGCCGATCGATACGGCGTGTCGCGCGAAGAGCAAGATGCGTTCGCCCTGCGTTCGCAACAGCGGGCCGCCGATGCGATGCGAGCCGGACGGTTCGACGACGAAATCGTGCCGGTCGAAGTAGCGATGAAAGGCAGCGTGCGCGCGTTTTCGGTCGACGAGCATCCGCGTCCCGAAACCACCGCCGAAGCGCTGGCAGCGCTCAAGCCCGCATTTCGCGCAAACGGTACGGTGACCGCCGGCAACTCATCCGGTATCAACGATGGCGCAGCCGCGCTGTTGTTGTGCGACGCCGGCACCGCTAAGCAACTAGGTTTGCGGCCGATGGCGCGTTTCGCCGGGTGCGCGAGTGCCGGCGTCGACCCTTCAATCATGGGCGTTGGGCCTATCCCGGCCGTCCGAAAGGCGTTGGCACGGAGCGGCGTACCGGCGTCGGCAATCGACGTAGTCGAGTTGAACGAAGCCTTCGCCGCACAAGCGGTTGCATGCATGCGCGAACTCGACTTCGATCCCGAGAAAACAAACGTGAACGGCGGAGCCATCGCGCTCGGCCACCCGCTCGGCGCAAGCGGTGCACGAATTGCCACGACGCTGTTGCACGAATTGCGGCGCCGCGGCGGACGATACGGCTTGGCGACGATGTGCATCGGCGTGGGACAAGGTATAGCTACTCTTTTCGAACGCCTGGAAAGCGAGGAATAA
- a CDS encoding 3-hydroxyacyl-CoA dehydrogenase NAD-binding domain-containing protein gives MDEPILIVGGGTMGAGIATIAARAGYRVQVIEPNPAAIEAARDRIARAAARAGAADMIERVQFAASIPDRSDAVLAVEAVPEREDLKRAVVQLLDAALGENAVVATNTSSFSIDELSKSVTHKKRFIGLHFFNPPEAMQLVEVVPCEETDDETVDATMEFARRLNKTPVIAADSPGFIVNRVARPYYLQSMLALADGVATAPELDALARSAGFRMGPFELMDLIGLDVNLATSESVYERTAALRLEPVAVQRELVGAGSLGRKTGRGFYDYRDGTPERLEPEAATEIVRNDDESAAVIGFGRLADELAEALERRFNAVQRIENDDMIEELDTSSTIVFDVGDGLQDRKRVLQTIDAMLEPSTVIFSDAYATDVGAAANALAHPERVVAFGVLGSLETHSCIEVVDNEDVADDALELAQDVFTSLGKGVVLVEDVPGLYLGRTIGSIVNEAMIAVQEDVADADDIDLAMRLGANYPEGPVLWGREIGGRRIARILERLAAAEGQEFAPHRSLWLLDMQDEAPLEPTPAAESVAPGFTGG, from the coding sequence GTGGACGAACCAATACTGATCGTCGGCGGCGGGACGATGGGCGCGGGAATTGCGACGATCGCGGCGCGTGCCGGGTATCGCGTGCAAGTGATCGAGCCCAACCCGGCCGCCATAGAAGCCGCGCGCGATCGGATCGCCCGTGCGGCGGCGCGTGCAGGCGCGGCAGATATGATAGAACGCGTGCAATTCGCCGCTTCCATTCCGGATCGGTCCGACGCCGTGCTTGCGGTCGAGGCCGTTCCCGAACGTGAAGATCTGAAGCGCGCGGTCGTGCAGTTGCTGGACGCCGCACTGGGTGAGAACGCCGTGGTGGCGACCAATACGTCGTCGTTTTCGATCGACGAACTGTCGAAATCGGTCACGCATAAAAAGCGCTTTATCGGATTGCATTTCTTTAACCCACCCGAAGCGATGCAACTGGTCGAAGTCGTTCCGTGCGAAGAAACCGACGACGAAACCGTGGATGCAACGATGGAGTTCGCTCGCCGGCTGAATAAAACGCCGGTGATCGCCGCCGACAGTCCTGGCTTTATCGTCAATCGGGTCGCGCGCCCGTACTACTTGCAGTCGATGTTGGCACTGGCCGATGGAGTCGCGACCGCTCCCGAACTCGACGCGCTAGCGCGTTCTGCGGGCTTTCGCATGGGGCCGTTCGAGTTGATGGACCTCATCGGCCTCGACGTCAATCTTGCGACGTCAGAGTCGGTGTACGAGCGCACGGCTGCGTTGCGTTTGGAGCCGGTTGCAGTGCAGCGCGAGCTCGTCGGTGCCGGTTCGCTCGGTCGAAAGACCGGTCGCGGATTTTACGATTATCGGGACGGCACGCCGGAACGGCTCGAACCGGAGGCTGCAACCGAGATCGTGCGCAACGACGATGAGTCGGCCGCCGTGATCGGTTTCGGACGCCTCGCGGACGAACTTGCGGAAGCGCTCGAGCGGCGTTTCAATGCCGTGCAGCGGATTGAGAACGACGACATGATCGAAGAGCTGGATACGTCTTCGACGATCGTGTTCGACGTTGGCGACGGCTTACAAGACCGTAAGCGGGTGCTGCAAACGATCGATGCGATGCTCGAACCGTCGACGGTTATTTTCAGCGATGCGTACGCTACCGATGTCGGAGCCGCAGCCAACGCGCTCGCGCATCCGGAGCGCGTCGTTGCGTTCGGTGTGTTGGGCTCGCTTGAAACCCATAGTTGCATCGAGGTCGTCGACAACGAGGACGTAGCCGACGATGCGCTCGAGCTGGCGCAAGACGTGTTTACGTCGCTCGGCAAAGGCGTCGTGCTGGTGGAAGACGTCCCCGGGCTCTATCTCGGGCGCACGATTGGGTCGATCGTCAATGAGGCGATGATCGCCGTGCAAGAAGATGTGGCCGACGCCGACGACATCGACCTCGCCATGCGTCTGGGCGCCAACTATCCGGAAGGGCCCGTCCTGTGGGGCCGCGAGATCGGTGGGCGACGCATCGCACGAATCCTCGAGCGTCTGGCTGCGGCCGAGGGCCAAGAATTCGCTCCACACCGGTCGCTGTGGTTGCTCGACATGCAGGACGAGGCTCCGCTCGAGCCCACCCCCGCAGCCGAATCGGTCGCTCCTGGTTTCACCGGAGGGTAA
- a CDS encoding NUDIX hydrolase, with the protein MEKPLWRRRGTRLLVDSPHMRLRADELELPDGTVIANYYVRESDGFVVIFALTEIERVVLVRQYRYGSDAIHLELPAGTLDAGEDPLDCARRELLEETGYAGGDWEFVGGYYAEPVRSNSKAYVFLATGVGRTRDPELDPTEVIEVEEASLDDLRAMLQDGSIDAGHAVAAGYRVLDRLGRLGNP; encoded by the coding sequence ATGGAGAAGCCACTGTGGCGGCGCCGCGGCACGCGTCTGCTCGTCGACTCGCCGCATATGCGGCTTCGCGCCGACGAACTGGAGTTGCCCGACGGTACCGTCATCGCGAACTATTACGTTCGCGAATCCGACGGGTTCGTCGTCATCTTCGCGCTAACGGAAATCGAACGCGTCGTACTCGTTCGTCAGTACCGGTACGGCAGCGACGCGATTCACCTCGAGCTTCCGGCCGGGACCCTGGATGCCGGCGAAGATCCGCTGGATTGCGCTCGACGCGAGCTCCTCGAAGAGACGGGCTACGCGGGAGGCGATTGGGAGTTCGTCGGCGGCTACTATGCAGAGCCGGTCCGCTCGAATTCAAAGGCGTACGTCTTTCTGGCCACCGGCGTCGGGCGGACGCGCGATCCTGAATTGGACCCCACCGAAGTGATCGAAGTAGAGGAAGCCTCGCTCGACGACCTGCGCGCCATGCTGCAGGACGGCAGCATCGACGCCGGGCATGCCGTTGCAGCCGGCTACCGTGTACTGGACCGGCTCGGCCGGTTGGGAAACCCGTGA
- a CDS encoding alpha/beta hydrolase codes for MQVLADDGTRIDVAVDGRGDDAIVLLAGFSLTHEIWNEQIFALAQTHRVIRPDLRGMGNSDAPAGPYLMDTLAADVAGVLDACGIERATIVGHSLGGYVSLAFARMFSERVSRLALVSSRIDADTPEMAQRRRALADRVESGASIEPVVDAYLGALTATETATARPEIVNDLRRILSSTRPAGAAAMLRGMAERNPSDDIAGDLAIPVLVVAGAFDALIPLEQARVAADAFPRARLVVCEHSGHMPMLEDPGRVTASLQELLSE; via the coding sequence ATGCAAGTTTTAGCAGATGACGGCACGCGCATCGACGTCGCCGTCGACGGCCGCGGAGACGATGCGATCGTGTTACTCGCGGGATTTTCGCTGACGCACGAAATCTGGAACGAGCAGATTTTCGCGCTCGCGCAAACGCATCGCGTCATCCGTCCGGACTTGCGCGGCATGGGAAATTCGGACGCTCCGGCTGGTCCCTATTTAATGGATACGCTCGCCGCAGACGTGGCCGGCGTGTTGGACGCGTGCGGAATCGAACGCGCTACGATCGTCGGACACTCGCTCGGCGGTTACGTCTCGTTGGCATTCGCGCGGATGTTTTCGGAACGCGTTTCGCGGCTCGCGCTGGTGTCGAGCCGGATCGATGCCGACACACCGGAGATGGCGCAACGCCGACGGGCGTTGGCGGATCGCGTCGAAAGCGGCGCGTCGATCGAACCGGTGGTGGATGCCTATCTCGGTGCGCTGACGGCAACCGAAACGGCGACGGCCCGGCCCGAAATCGTGAACGACCTGCGGCGAATACTTTCCAGCACGCGGCCGGCTGGGGCGGCCGCGATGTTGCGCGGTATGGCAGAACGAAATCCGTCCGACGACATCGCGGGCGATCTAGCAATTCCCGTGCTGGTGGTTGCCGGCGCGTTCGATGCGCTTATTCCGTTGGAACAGGCGCGGGTAGCGGCGGATGCATTTCCACGCGCGCGACTCGTCGTCTGCGAGCACAGCGGCCATATGCCAATGCTGGAAGATCCCGGCCGCGTGACCGCCTCGTTACAGGAGCTGCTTAGCGAATAA
- a CDS encoding MFS transporter has translation MHRLVGVRGGARSRTDRDGGTAAGSHVTHEELAPRRSSQIFAALRFRDFRLLWIGLLVSNVGTWMQFTAMGYFVAAMAGSPHKAALDLGILGASRAVPVLLLSPLAGVVADRLPRRRVLFVTNATMAFAALLLAVLASLHRLDLTTLVAASALNAAANAFDSPTRQSWVPLLVDRPYVGNAVGLNSVAFNAPAVIGPAIAGVLIVWVGVAGAFYVNAVVTLAVIVAVAMMRPAPPSSNRREPIWAAMQRGIAFLIGDPILKWIVLAFFITAVFARPYSQLIAAFVENVLRAGPRGLGLAVSAIGAGGFGGALVTAYFAQRERRSRLWLQAGLLMSCGIVALGVAPNLWVTLPILFLTGVGTMTLLGATNTLIQTLSPDDVRGRAMAVYTMIAIGVVPAGSLVDGAIAAAIGVHEMFVLAGILCAATFVAIWVLCPKVRTV, from the coding sequence GTGCATCGACTCGTCGGCGTTCGAGGAGGGGCACGCAGCAGAACTGATCGCGACGGCGGTACGGCTGCGGGCTCGCACGTAACGCACGAAGAATTAGCGCCGCGCCGCTCGTCGCAAATATTTGCGGCGCTGCGCTTTCGCGACTTTCGTTTATTGTGGATCGGCCTGCTCGTCTCCAACGTCGGGACGTGGATGCAGTTCACGGCGATGGGCTACTTCGTTGCGGCGATGGCCGGTTCGCCGCACAAGGCCGCGCTGGACCTCGGCATTCTCGGTGCATCGCGCGCGGTGCCGGTATTGCTGCTGTCGCCGCTGGCCGGCGTGGTGGCCGATCGCCTTCCGCGCCGGCGGGTTTTATTCGTGACCAACGCGACCATGGCGTTTGCGGCATTGCTCCTGGCCGTTTTAGCGAGCCTGCACCGCTTGGATCTCACGACGCTGGTGGCGGCTTCGGCCTTGAACGCGGCGGCCAATGCCTTCGATTCGCCGACTCGACAGAGCTGGGTTCCACTGCTCGTCGATCGGCCGTACGTGGGTAACGCCGTTGGGTTGAACTCGGTGGCGTTCAACGCGCCGGCCGTGATCGGTCCGGCAATCGCCGGCGTGTTGATCGTTTGGGTTGGCGTCGCCGGCGCGTTCTACGTGAACGCTGTCGTTACGCTGGCGGTCATCGTCGCGGTCGCGATGATGCGACCGGCGCCGCCCTCGAGCAACCGGCGCGAGCCGATTTGGGCGGCGATGCAACGCGGGATCGCATTTTTGATCGGCGACCCGATTCTCAAGTGGATCGTGCTCGCATTCTTTATCACGGCCGTCTTCGCTCGCCCCTACAGCCAACTGATCGCGGCCTTTGTCGAAAACGTGCTGCGCGCCGGCCCGCGTGGATTGGGCTTGGCGGTTTCCGCGATCGGCGCGGGCGGGTTCGGCGGTGCGCTCGTGACCGCGTACTTTGCGCAACGCGAGCGACGGTCGCGGTTGTGGCTGCAGGCCGGATTGCTGATGTCGTGCGGGATCGTCGCGCTCGGCGTAGCGCCAAATCTGTGGGTGACGCTACCGATACTCTTCTTAACAGGCGTTGGTACGATGACGCTGCTCGGCGCGACCAATACGCTGATACAAACGTTGTCGCCGGACGATGTTCGAGGACGCGCCATGGCGGTGTATACAATGATCGCTATCGGCGTCGTTCCGGCTGGGTCGCTGGTCGACGGCGCCATCGCAGCCGCGATCGGCGTGCATGAGATGTTCGTACTCGCGGGAATTTTGTGCGCCGCCACGTTCGTCGCAATTTGGGTGCTGTGTCCGAAAGTTCGGACCGTTTAA
- a CDS encoding cytidylate kinase-like family protein, translated as MVITVSNLYGAGAVGVARRAAEALSYLYVDRQLPVVVATRLHISQQEVEENEDVGRSLSERLLTGLERGTPELGEASTSPAFDRELVDAIGQALREFADAGDCVIVGRGGAHVLKERTDVLRVFVYAPRAWRVERVAGASRAERNVAEAEVDRVDRMRAAYVNDWYRAKFGDPGNYDLCIDSSAFEEGHAAELIATAVRLRART; from the coding sequence ATGGTGATAACGGTCTCCAACCTGTACGGCGCCGGCGCGGTGGGCGTCGCTCGCCGGGCAGCCGAGGCGCTCTCGTATCTGTACGTCGATCGCCAACTGCCGGTGGTCGTGGCGACGCGTTTACACATCAGCCAGCAGGAAGTCGAAGAAAACGAGGACGTCGGCCGTTCGCTCAGCGAGCGGCTGTTGACCGGCCTCGAACGCGGAACGCCGGAACTGGGCGAGGCATCGACGTCGCCGGCCTTCGACCGAGAGTTGGTCGATGCGATCGGACAAGCGTTACGGGAGTTCGCGGATGCGGGCGACTGCGTCATCGTCGGACGCGGAGGAGCCCACGTCCTGAAGGAGCGCACCGATGTGCTGCGCGTCTTCGTATACGCGCCGCGCGCGTGGCGCGTCGAGCGCGTTGCGGGCGCATCGCGTGCGGAGCGCAATGTGGCGGAGGCCGAGGTCGATCGAGTCGATCGAATGCGCGCCGCATACGTCAACGATTGGTATCGAGCGAAGTTCGGCGATCCGGGTAATTACGATTTGTGCATCGACTCGTCGGCGTTCGAGGAGGGGCACGCAGCAGAACTGATCGCGACGGCGGTACGGCTGCGGGCTCGCACGTAA